The Antarcticibacterium flavum genome contains the following window.
TTCAAAATCTTTTTCGCCCGTAGTATCGCTGCCAGTAAAAAGACAAGGCCATTTTTTTTGGTTCGGCAATGTTTTTACAAGTTTCCGGGCTTCCTCTTCAGTTTCGCAGAGATAAGGTTCGTATCCTAGTTGCTGCAGGTATTTTACGGCAACATCAGCAAATGAAATCAAATGAAGCTTTTCACTTAGTTTAGGAAAGAAAATATCCCTGTTTTCACCGAAGATGGTGGACATAAGACACAGTTCCCCACTCTCCTGTGGGGTTACAAAATATCTTTTCACATCATTAGGAGCCACGATAGGCTGTTTTTTCTGAATTCGTTGGTTAAAACCATGCAATAAAGAACCATCGGAAAAAGCAACATTAGCAAAACGAGCAGTAGAGATTCTTATATCCTGACTTCTTCTCATCAAAAACATTTCCATAATTCTCTTTGAAGCTCCCATCATATTAACGGGATTAGCAGCTTTATCTGTAGAAACGCAGAAATATTTCTTGGACCTGTTCTGTATACTTTGTTTAATAGTTTTATCTGTATTAAAGATATTGACATCGATCATGCGCATTAAGGTAAAAGGATCCTTTTCACTGCGCACGTGCTTTAAAGCCGAAAGGTTCAAAACATAATTATACTTACCATCAGCTTTTATAAAAGCATCATATTCTACAGAACCTATATCCAGAGCAAAAGTTTTAAAATCTCCATCTATATAGCCAAAAGAACTTCGTATATCCCTGACCAATTCTACCATATTATTTTCACTAATATCGACCACGTGCAGTTTTTTTGGATTTCTTTTAAAAATCTCTTTGGTTACTGCCTGACCAATAGATCCTGCGCCACCCAGTACGAGAAAAGAAGATTTTGCAATAGTATCTGTTAACTCTGTTTCATTTTTTTTAATATCTGTGAAAAAAAGTTCTTCCTTCCTTCCAATTAAGTCAAGAATATTCATTTTTTATTTTCTTTTAGTTAAGCAGGACATAATATGCCTTATACCAGTCAATAAACTTTTTAATACCCTCAGTAATGGAAGTGGAAGGGGAGTAATTATAATCCATC
Protein-coding sequences here:
- a CDS encoding UDP-N-acetylglucosamine 4,6-dehydratase; this encodes MNILDLIGRKEELFFTDIKKNETELTDTIAKSSFLVLGGAGSIGQAVTKEIFKRNPKKLHVVDISENNMVELVRDIRSSFGYIDGDFKTFALDIGSVEYDAFIKADGKYNYVLNLSALKHVRSEKDPFTLMRMIDVNIFNTDKTIKQSIQNRSKKYFCVSTDKAANPVNMMGASKRIMEMFLMRRSQDIRISTARFANVAFSDGSLLHGFNQRIQKKQPIVAPNDVKRYFVTPQESGELCLMSTIFGENRDIFFPKLSEKLHLISFADVAVKYLQQLGYEPYLCETEEEARKLVKTLPNQKKWPCLFTGSDTTGEKDFEEFYTEREELDIERFHNLGVIKNKLKIEEEKLQLFEREIVEMRTSLAWNKDMIVDLFFKMIPDFGHKETGKYLDSKM